The Maridesulfovibrio hydrothermalis AM13 = DSM 14728 DNA window CTCTTTGGTCGCCAGATTTACCCGCATGATGGATTAGTAGAACAGCAATTCCCCTGCGCCTTAAGTCCAGCAGCCACGATTGCATATTTTGCCATGACTGCGCTTCGTTTTCCTTGCCTGTCCGACATAGGGTGGCAATATTGTCTAAAACCAAGAGAGCAATATCTTTTAACAGCGGTTCAAGGGCTTGTTGTCCTGCATAAGTAGATAGGTCGGGCATGGGGCAGGGCTGAATATCTGGAGTGACAAGAACAAGGTTGTTCGTGGCATTAGGAGGAACGTTATTTCCCATAGCAAGGTATGCTAGCCGTTCCTGCATTGCTCTTGCTGGCATTTCACCATCAACATATAAAACTCTGCTTTGATTGGACGCTCGCCATTCAAAAATCTCTCCTCCACCAGAAATAGCCAGAGCCATGCTTAATGCTGCAAAGGTTTTACCTATTCCACGAGGTGCGTACATAATGACTAACCCTTGAGTCGGAATAACTGGTTTCAATAGAAATCCTCGTTCTGGTAGGGGCATTTCTAGAAAATCTCCTAGTTTAATTGCACATAGAGCTAGCGATTTTTGTGCTTGAATATGTGTAGAGTAGGCCGCTTCGATCTGTTTTGAAACTTCTCCAAGTCCTTGACTTAAATTCAAGTCGTTAAAATCTGATCCTTCATCATTCAAAAATGAAGGAGTTGCTACGGACAAATTAGTGATGGATAGACACGCTCCCGCGTTCTTTTGACCAGCTTCATCCGCATCAGCACATATGATTATGGGGATTTGTGGATGTTTTTTACGCAGGAATAAAGCGACAGCTTTTAAATTGTTGGCTGAGAAGGATAAATAAGTTGTTTCTTTTGAGGCGAGATAGATGCTTGCAGCCGTGGCATAGCCTTCACATAGATAAATTACTTTTTCAGGCATTTTGCCAAGGTAGAAGAAGCCGCCATTGATTTTCCCGCCAGTTAGGAACCGCTTTTTACCGTCTGGAAAAATACGCTGTAAACTTTGTACGGACTCACTTTCTGAAAGAATGGGGATTATGAGTTCGCCATTTCGACCTTGGAAGAGATCATCCATAATAGGCAGTTTTTTGCGCTGCAAGTACTCACTGTGTGTGCAGGGTACACAGCTTTGTAAGATGCTTGCAGCGCGGTCTTTCGCTTCTTCGTGACGTAGCTCTTGCTCTAGTCGTTGCTGTTTTTTGATGCCAGCTAACCGTTCCTGAGTTGTTGCTTGATCGATAGGATTGTCTGTAGCGTTTTTGGGGGAATATGAACCCTGATTTCCTGTTTCCCAATTACACCACCATAAAACTGCTGGATCGTTGTTATGGATTATGTAGGCTGCGTTCTTTTTATGAGGTTTAGTGTGCGTCGCAGTTCGGTGCAGCTTACCGTCACGAATTAAATTCTCGCTAGATATTCCATGCTCTTCTAATATTTGTTTGAATTCACTTAGGTAAGGCATTATTCATTACCCTTGGTAAAAGGATAAGAATTCTTGGTTTGGAGATTTTTTACAAGTTCATAAATTTCAGACGCAGCCCAAGCGACGGTTCTCTCAGATAATTTTATTGAGCGGGGATATCTGCCGCTCTCAACTCCGCGTAGCCATGTACTTCTGGCTACGGGTATAATTTTGAGAACATCCTTGAGACGTAGGAACCCTGCATGTGGATTTAAAAGAAGTTCTTTTTCTTTACCTTTCATGAATTTCTCCTGTGTTCTTTTTTTTGACATCAGGAGAAACCATACGTTTTCTTATTAATCCAACAAGATACTAAATTTATTTTAGGGCTTAAACTTTTTTAAGGGGCCTTCGGTCGTTCTTTATTCTGGCTTTTAGCTGTTGTTCCGCCATGCAGCTTTAAATCTACTGGAAGATATTGCCACGCTTCTGCGGCTCTTTTTTCAATGAATTTTATTGAAGGGGTTTTTTTCATATAGTCGCTTACATTTTTGAAGAACATTTCTCTAGAGACCGTAGGAACTCCGTAAATAAAGTACGAGCTAAAAAATTTCCGAGAGGCATGAATGAGTGCTTCTTTATGTGTTCTTACTGGTTCATTTACAGACTTTTCCCAAGCGAGAATCTTATCGAGAGCTATCTCGTAGTGATTTTTTAAGTCTTTATCCCTTTCCCATTTGTCAACTCTGCTCGGTTTAACTCGGCTGTTTGCCGAGCATGGAAGCGGAATAGCGATAGTTGATTGCTGTTTCCTAGGTTTAGTTATAATTTCCGCTTCTGGCTTGGTCTGGATTTTTTTTCCCTTAAGATCATACTGTAAAAGAATCAAAAACATCGTGGACAGCAGAAGGTAACGTCTTAAAAGGTTTTGTTCTTTAGGAAGTGCAGGTAGGATATTTGTACAGGTGATTGGCTGGTCCTGTAGTGCTTTATTTTGCTGAGCCTTTTTCTTTTTTATTCGGCTTCTCCCTTCCAAGAAAAACCCGGCTGGGAATATAGCGAGAATAGTGGCGAATCGGCAACAACGAGCTGCTAAATTTGTTTCTAGTGCTACCCCCATAATAAGGACTACTAACAACTTAAAAGTATCAGAATATTCCTTTTCCGTGAAAAGTGGTGTTTTTTCCATGTCTGCTCCTAGTTTGTACGTGTGCGTAATTGAAATGTGAAATTATATGGGAGCAATTGATACCATATAAAACTAATTAATCCAATTTGGTTGATATGTTATTGGATTACGTCAGGGGACGTTGTGGGACACTAAATGACGTTTTCTGAAATAAAAAATAAATTTATTTTTTGAGTAATGGTTGTGATACGGTTTGAAATTTTTATATTTCGTTCGACTCAGTTTTTATCTTTTCTATGAAAATCTGATAAACAAAGACTTGGCTTTCGTATTACAGTGTAGTATGTTGTAATACAAATGGAGGACGTAAAAAATGATAAGCAGCGAACCCAAGAGTGAAGTAGTAACAATTCGTATGACTTCAGAAATGAAAGAGCGCGTTGAAAAGTTGGCTCAGGCAACTAATAGATCGAAGGCCTTTTTGTTTGGCGAAGCTATTTCTAGTTATCTTGATGTGAACGAATGGCAGGTAAAGGCTATTCAGGAAGGATTGGACGAAGCCAGGAGTCCAGAAGCCAAGTGGACCTCTCAGGAAGACTTAGAGGCAAAGTATGCCGAGGATTAAATGGCTTGAGAGAGCCGTTCAGGATTTGGATTCTATTTCCGAATACATAAGTCAGGATGATCCGAGTTCAGCTAGAAAAGTAGTCTCAGCCATATTAAAAAATGTGAAGAGTTTAGAACAGCATCCGCAAATAGGACGAGCTGGTAGGGTTTCGGGAACTCGTGAGCTGATCGTGCTTAAAGGCGCGTATCTCGTGGCGTATTGCTGCAATGAAGATGTCGAGATTTTGAGGGTGCTGCGGCATAGTCAGGATTGGCGGGGTGTTTTGGAGTAGTTTCGTAATATTGATATGCATAAGGAAAAACAAAAATTGTGCATATTTGTTTAACGCGCACAATGAAATGTAAATTTTGTGCGCATTGCAGTCGACATGCACTAAAGATACCTGTTTTTGTGCAGGATGTAGTTTTGTGATTAAAGCAGGTGGAATAGTGAAAAATATATGGCTTATCCTGAGTATAAGGATTCTGGGGTTGAGTGGTTAGGGAATACGTCAAAAGGTCAGATTTCTCTAGATGAAGATGTCGAGATTTTGAGGGTGTTACGGCATAGTTAGGATTGGTGGGGAGTAGTGGGGTAGTTAAGATTTAAAATCAAAGTTATACAGTTAAAATATGTGATTCATAGACATCGTTTCAATTTTCTGAGCTGTAATTCACGCCGATAATTCTGCTCCTGAATATGTTCTTGGTCTGGGTGATAGTCTTTAGCTACGTCCTCAGAGAAAGGCGTTTTCTCTAACAGTTGAAAATATCGTTCTATCGGAGTTTTGCCGTTATGAGCACTGTGAGAGCGTTCCCAGTTATAATAATGCTGCCATTCTGCCAACAAAGTATCTAAGTCTGTTGATGCCAGGTCGACCGTGCTGTAAAATTCAACTTTATCCGTCTTCTGAGAACGCTCCACTTTACCATTAAGATGTGGTGATGCAGGTCTGTTGGGACGAAATTTAATTCCATAGCTCTTCAACATTTTCTGCACATCGATGGCGAAAAATTCACGTCCTCGATCTGTTTGAATGCGTTGAATCGGAAAAGGCATTTCTTCGGTATTCCCCCCATTTATAAGGGGTCTGAAAAGTAGAGGCTATGCAGCCAATCTCATTTTTTGCATCGGAGTGATGCCACCAATGCCCATATTGGGCCGTTCGTTGTTATATGTCCAGAGCCATTTTGTTGCGTAATCCTGCACCTCATGGATGCTTTCAAACATGTAATGGCTCAGCCAGTCATACCGCACAGTCCTATTGAAGCGTTCAACGTAAGCATTTTGTTGAGGATTGCCCGGCTGAATATATTCTAGTTTAATATGTTCTTCTTCAGCCCATGATTTCAACTTGTTGCTGATATACTCAGGCCCGTTGTCGCATCTTATTGCTTTTGGTTTGCCCCGCCATTCGATAATCTGGTTCAGCGTCCTAACAACACGATCAGCCGGTAAAGACAGATCAACTTCAATCGTGAGACCTTCACGGTTAAAATCGTCAATTACGTTCAGCAAACGAATGCTACGCCCATCTTCTAGCTGATCGTGCATAAAATCCATGGACCAGATTTGATTGGCTGCTTCAGGCTGCGATAATGGCTCCGGTTTTTCGCGTACAATCCGTTTGTTAGGTTTGATGCGCATATTGAGTTCAAGCGCACGATAAATTCGATAGACACGTTTATGATTCCACGAAAAGCCCTGAACATTACGCAGATACAGGAAACATAATCCAAAACCCCAGTTCCGCTGGTTACTGGTGATCCGCATCAAGCAGTCTGCTATCAAATCATTTTCAGCAGAAAACTTAGACTCGTATCTGTAACAAGTTTGGCTGAGGCTGAAAGCTTCGCACGCTTGGCGGATATTGACCTTTTCTTCCTTCACGGCTGCCTTTGCCATCTTGCGGCGACAAGATGGCTTTACCACTTTTTTTCAAGAGCTTCCTTGACGATTTCAGCTTTCAACCGTTCTTCTGCATACATCTTTTTTAACTGGCGATTCTCGCGTTCAAGCTCTTTCATGCGAGCCATCAGAGATGCATCCATACCGCCATATTTTGCTCGCCATTTATAAAAACTTGCGTTGCTCATTCCATGCTCTCGACAAAGTTCAACGACAGGAACTCCGTTTTCGGCTTTCTTCAAAATATTCAAAATCTGACTGTCGGTGTAACGTGACTTTTTCATGTGAATCTCCTCATTTTCCTTTACGAGAAAATTCTACTTTTCAGAACAATTATTTTTCGGGGGGATTACCTATTGACCGGAGTTATTTTAACATCACAGGAGACTGTTTTGTTGATAGAGAAGATAATCGCGCTCATGCAGGATTATAAGCATTCTATCCGGGATAGGTTTCCTAAGATGTATAGTCAGGATTTAATTAATAATTTGTTTAAATATCCTTACACTAAAATAGACTTTTTAGCGCAGGCACTCGGAGTGCATAGGCAAACTGCCGCTAAGTATTTAAATAGTCTGGCAAATGAGGGCTTTTTGAGTAAGGTTTCTTTGGGTAAAAGTAATTATTACCTTAATACAAAGCTTATAGAAATACTAAAAAGTAGATAGCTGCATCAGTACCGGTTTCGGGCAAATTAAATATATGTCGAAAGAATGGTTGTTTTTCGACGTGAGAACAAAACGTGTCGAAAAAAACGGCTTTTCTCGACATGAGTAACAAAGCGTATCGATAAGTCTGGCCAATGGACTTTTGCTCCGGCATATGACCTCACATATTCTCGTGGCCC harbors:
- a CDS encoding AAA family ATPase, whose protein sequence is MPYLSEFKQILEEHGISSENLIRDGKLHRTATHTKPHKKNAAYIIHNNDPAVLWWCNWETGNQGSYSPKNATDNPIDQATTQERLAGIKKQQRLEQELRHEEAKDRAASILQSCVPCTHSEYLQRKKLPIMDDLFQGRNGELIIPILSESESVQSLQRIFPDGKKRFLTGGKINGGFFYLGKMPEKVIYLCEGYATAASIYLASKETTYLSFSANNLKAVALFLRKKHPQIPIIICADADEAGQKNAGACLSITNLSVATPSFLNDEGSDFNDLNLSQGLGEVSKQIEAAYSTHIQAQKSLALCAIKLGDFLEMPLPERGFLLKPVIPTQGLVIMYAPRGIGKTFAALSMALAISGGGEIFEWRASNQSRVLYVDGEMPARAMQERLAYLAMGNNVPPNATNNLVLVTPDIQPCPMPDLSTYAGQQALEPLLKDIALLVLDNIATLCRTGKENEAQSWQNMQSWLLDLRRRGIAVLLIHHAGKSGDQRGTSAREDIMDTVISLRRPKQYKMTEGARFEVHLTKARGISGEDVKPFEALLCSEKESFYWKIKDIEDAELDELKALLSEGLSIRDCAEEMGKSKSAVHRLKKKLEGTS
- a CDS encoding helix-turn-helix transcriptional regulator, which codes for MKGKEKELLLNPHAGFLRLKDVLKIIPVARSTWLRGVESGRYPRSIKLSERTVAWAASEIYELVKNLQTKNSYPFTKGNE
- a CDS encoding CopG family ribbon-helix-helix protein, whose protein sequence is MISSEPKSEVVTIRMTSEMKERVEKLAQATNRSKAFLFGEAISSYLDVNEWQVKAIQEGLDEARSPEAKWTSQEDLEAKYAED
- a CDS encoding type II toxin-antitoxin system mRNA interferase toxin, RelE/StbE family, whose product is MPRIKWLERAVQDLDSISEYISQDDPSSARKVVSAILKNVKSLEQHPQIGRAGRVSGTRELIVLKGAYLVAYCCNEDVEILRVLRHSQDWRGVLE
- a CDS encoding IS3 family transposase (programmed frameshift), which translates into the protein MKKSRYTDSQILNILKKAENGVPVVELCREHGMSNASFYKWRAKYGGMDASLMARMKELERENRQLKKMYAEERLKAEIVKEALGKKVVKPSCRRKMAKAAVKEEKVNIRQACEAFSLSQTCYRYESKFSAENDLIADCLMRITSNQRNWGFGLCFLYLRNVQGFSWNHKRVYRIYRALELNMRIKPNKRIVREKPEPLSQPEAANQIWSMDFMHDQLEDGRSIRLLNVIDDFNREGLTIEVDLSLPADRVVRTLNQIIEWRGKPKAIRCDNGPEYISNKLKSWAEEEHIKLEYIQPGNPQQNAYVERFNRTVRYDWLSHYMFESIHEVQDYATKWLWTYNNERPNMGIGGITPMQKMRLAA